The Fusarium falciforme chromosome 8, complete sequence region GAATGTTGGCCCACAGGTAGCTATCCATGAATCGCACGCCACCCTCTTCCTTGACCATCTTGCCAGCCGGCTTCCATTTCGTCTGGGAATCACAGTTGTTCGGCGTGCTGACCATGACATCCGACATGGCACTGTTCATGGCCGGTGAGGCCTGCGCCGATGGAGATGGCACGGTACCATCAGCATACTGCTTCAGCAACTGCTCACATCGAGCGAGCCGCTCCTGAAGGTCTTGGTTCGGTCTCCGACGCTTCCTTGCGGGAGCTGGAGTGCTTGGTGTGCACGTAACATTGGCCTGGCTTACTGGTAAGTTGAAGTTCATGGAACCTGAGGCACAAAGAGCACAAGGACACAAGGCAGACACGGAAGGCATCAAGAAGCCAAACAAAGGGCGCGGGCGCGATATGGATAAGCGAAATGCAGCGGGACGGGCTAGGTAGCTGACGCACCTTGATGCAATTCGAGCAAGGCGTGTTGCGGTCGCATTTGATCTTGCGATGCTGACACAAGACGCAGGCCAACACTCTGGGCGCCTTGTGAGATCCAggcgtcgtcgttgtcgacaTGTCCACAGAACTCGATGCGCTTCACTTCAAGAAACGTCTCACATGCCAAACGGTAGGTGTTGTCGCGGGAAGATAACGTTAGATCTCAGAGTAGAGGCCCTATGACGCTGACAGGAGCTCCACAGGGGCTAGGATCATGAGAGggtgagggggaggggcaaAACGATTTTTGCAAGAGCCAGGAGGGTTCGTACGGGACGGGACGAGACAGGAGGATGATATGGAAGAGCCGGCTTGTCCGTACCAGTGGCGATATCTAAAGGCCAAGCTGGCGCGAAGCTGCGGAATAGTCGCACAAAGCCGGTGCCTGGCGAAGGGATGGATGTTGCAAGGTAAGGTGTCAACCAGGCAGTGCCGGGTCCCCGGGGAGTGTCTGTCAGTGGTAGCccgtaggtaggtaggtggTGTGCTAAGCAGGGGCGTCCAGTCTCATGCGCCGGAACCAGCGCCTCCCGTCAATCAATCAGATGAGTTGACGACAACTTGGGCTGCGCAGAGGAAACAATTACGGGGGTGTGTGAAGATCAAGatgagagaagaaggcttgagaagaagcttgAGAGGGAGCCAAAGAGCCAGGGACCGAGAGACAGGTGAACAGGGTTCGCCAGGAGGCTCTGGGACTCTGGAGATGAGAACAAGAGCTGCGTACGTATGCGACAGACAGGGGTTTTCCGAATCCGTAATGCGCGTGTTCAAAGGCCGATCCgaaagagaaggatgttTCGGCTGCTGACAGATTGCCAAGGGGGATGGCTAGACGTCGTTTGGCAATATGGTGGGAggttgatggatgatgtGAGCTTGTGACGACAGGACGGACGCCGTGATCTCCGGACGCCGACTACCTGGtaggtatttttaccttGGGCCTGCCGCTTTTCGATAAACTGCGTGACTGAGTCCAATCGAAGCTTCTAGCCTGGATGGGCCAATAATGCGTCTGCCTGCCAATCCCTGTCTGTTCCGAAAACGAGGTGCCGCAGCGAAATAACGGAGGGCAAATCAACGGGGTTTCGGCCGTTGGCggcggaggtggaggtggaggtcgGCGGAGTTGACAGCAAAAATTCCGTCCAAAAGGGAAAATGCAGGGGGCGTGAAAGCTGCTAACTTGGTACTCCAGCCGGCGAGGAACGGCGGAAGAAACGAGTTGTGATATACTGCGGACTTGGGAAGTTTCTGCAGACTCGATCAAATTTGCGCCGTTCAAATGAGTCAGAATGACTCGAGCCCCGATACTGTCTTCAAGCCCTGGCGTAAGATGGCGTTGGGTTCGTGACTCGATGCGACAACTGAACCTCCGCCAGTATCACAAAATGCGCGCTCGGAAAGACTAGGGACAGATGCCAATAATACCTGCGGCCCCGTCGTCGCCGTTCGGGTTCAAAGATCGTCCTCTCAGGTTGGGTAGTAAGAAACTAGAGGGTTTTCGGGCACGTGCGCCGAGATGCTATCAGTTCAGCCAAGAAGCCACAGTTTGGGAAAGAGATGATTCAGGAACTCGATTCAGAGTTTCCAGAGCTGGTTTTCAACTGTCAAAAGTCCGCAATGAAGTACGATGACGTTGAATTGCTTGGTCAGTAAAGATAGGAACTTGGATCTTATGGTTTTTCTTAAAGTTGGCAGGGCCCAGGAAGCAAGTACGGCAGGCAAAGCGGGAACACGGATGCTTCGGAAGCTTTGAGCTAAGTAGACACTGTGAGAAAGCTTAATCTGCCACCCAGTTTTGCCGTATCAGCCAGCTCTCCCACAGTGCTGATCCCTTTGCATGACCCCATCTTTTCGCATTAAAGTTGCAGTTTCTGCGTTTTGGATAGCGCCATGCAAGTAAAGCCATAGGCATCTAACGGGGGCGGACGGATCTTCCATTTCCCCGGTCGGTAGTGCTTCGGCCAATGGCATGTGCCCGAGTTCGGCTGATTTTACCCCACGCAATTTTTTTGGCGAGTGCTGTTTTGCGACGACATCTGGGGCCGACCATCGGATGAAGCTATCCACAACTTTTTTCAACGTCGCTCTTTGCAACAACTCAAGTTGTAGCTGCCTATACAACTATTGTTCCtcatatttatttctttaggaTATCAGGGCTGTATAGGATTGACAAGCTTCATCATGACACCAATTGTAAGTTGTCCACCCGTATACTCACTGCTCCTTGACTCACATGCGCCAACTTCAGCGAAGAGCCGTCGCTCTCTCGACCGTGTCTAGGCTCTCGAGCCTCTCGAGACAGCGCCTCGTCGTCCGGTCTCAGTCTCTCTCTGCTGCCGTCTCTCAATTCCACGCCTACTCGACGTCTCGTCCTCTCCGACAACAGGCATTCCACTCGCAGCTTGAGAATGCGCCCAACGCCGCCGACCTCCTCAGTTCCCTCGATGCCGCCTCAGCAACAGCTCCCTCGACTCCCCAAACCCTCACCGAGAAGATTGTACAGCGGTACTCGGTTGGCCTTGCCCCTGGCAAGAAGGTCAAGTCTGGGGATTATGTGACTTTGCAGCCTGCGCAGTGCATGAGTTCGTCTCTTCACTTCCCTCCAGATAAGCCTAGCTAATTACCCTCTAGCACATGACAATAGCTGGCCTGTCGCTTTAAAGATGATGTCTATCGGCGCCACCCAGATCAAGAACCCGTCACAAATCGTTATGGCAAGAAACTCGACTATTCCGATACACTACACCGGTTGTTAATTACTGACAGGCTCTCAAATTCATTAGACCCTTGATCACGACACCCAGAACAAAACTGAGGCCAACCTGCGCAAATATAAAAACATACAAGAGTTCGCTGAGAAGCATGGCACAGCATTGTAAGGAGGCGGTGGAACTGTTGCGATAACTTCCACTAATTGGCACTAGCTACCCAGCAGGGCGGGGCATTGGCCACCAAATCATGATCGAGGAAGGATATGCTTGGCCAGAAAGCCTTGCTGTGGCATCTGATAGTCACTCGAACATTTATGGTGGAATTGGGTGCCTTGGGTTCGTCCATGAATTCGCGGAGTGGACCTGGACTAACATGATACAAGAACCCCTGTCGTTAGGACAGACGCCGCCGCCATCTGGTCAACGGAACGTACCTGGTGGCAGATTCCCCCGATCGCCAAGGTCACGTTCACCGGGCTCTTGCCCCCTGGAGTTACGGGAAAGGATGTCATCGTTGCCCTCTGCGGTCTCTTCAACAAGGACGAGGTGCTGAACCATGCCATCGAGTTTGCCGGATCAGAACAAACAATGCACAGCATCCCCATCGACGACCGTCTCACAATCTCTAACATGAGCACAGAATGGGGATGCCTCACAGGTTTTCGACCCTTGTTCCTCGTTGTGTGATTTGACTAACTTTATTAGGGCTGTTCCCTGTTGACGATGTCCTCGTCTCGTGGCTGCGTGCCAAGGCCACCACTGCTGCCATGCTCAGCCCAAACTCTAACGAGAGCAGGTTCACTCACAAGCGTATAGATGACCTGGTCGAAAACAGGCTCACTGCTGACCAGGGTGCCACCTACGCGAAGGAGCTCTACCTGAACCTTTCAACCCTCTCTCCCTTTGTTGCTGGTCCCAACTCGGTCAAGGTTGCCACTCCTATCCGAGATCTCGAACCTCAAAGCATCTCCGTTGATAAGGCTTAGTAAGTCGAGATGGCCCGTGGTCGAGTGAAGGCTACTAATATGGAATTAAGTCTTGTGTCATGTACCAACTCCCGGGCCTCCGATTTGGCTGCCGCCGCTCGCGTCTTCCGGGAGGCCGCCCAGGAGGGCAAACCGGCCAGGGTTGCGCCCGGTGTCAAGTTTTACGTCGCTGCGGCATCCATCTTGGAGCAGAAGATCGCAGAGGAGGCCGGCGATTGGGACGTTCTTCGCGAGGCCGGTGCTGAGTTCTTGCCTAGCGGCTGTGGCCCGTGTATCGGACTCGGGACAggtcttcttgaagaaggcgaggTTGGCATAAGCGCGTCCAACCGGAACTTCAAGGGACGTATGGGCTCGCCGCTTGCAAAGGCATATCTCGCCAGCCCAGAGATCGTTGCTGCCAGTGCCATTCAGGGCAAGATTGCTGGACCCGGCTGGTACCAGAAGCCCGAGGGCGTCGAGAAGGTTATCATTGGAGAGGGCAGCGGAGATCATGTGGCAGACAAGGCCCTCTCCATTGAAGATGCTCTCGACAAGATCATTGCAGAGGCCGAGAGCATGATTGCTGTTGCTGAAAAGGACGGCTCCGGAGCAGAGGCCGAGACCGCTGCTCCTGCTTCTGAGGCTGAGGGGGAGGAGACACTCACGGACATCATCCCTGGCTTTCCTGAGAAGATCGAGGGTGAGATTGTCTTTTGCGACGccgacaacatcaacaccgaCGGCATCTATCCCGGTAAGAGCGAATCGTCGTGCTAATATAGTGTATGGACTAACAGATGATGCAGGAAAATACACTTATCAAGATGGCATAACGAGGGAGCAGATGAGCGAGGTGTGCATGGAGAACTACGACCCCGAGTTCCGCAACACAGCTCGCGCAGGTGACATCCTCGTCGCCGGCTTCAACTTTGGCTGTGGCTCGTCCCGAGAGCAGGCTGCCACCGCCAtcctggccaaggagatcCCATTGGTTGTCTCGGGAAGCTTTGGCAACATCTTTAGCCGGAACAGTATCAACAACGCCCTCCTAGGTGTCGAGGTGCCGCGCCTCGTGGAGCGCCTCCGCGAGACCTACAAGGACGACGCCGAGAAGCCCCTCACGCGCCGCACCGGGTGGAAGCTCCTCTGGGATCTCCGCCGCAGCAAGGTCGTCGTCACCGAGAAGAGCGGCGAGACATGGAGCCAGAAGGTTGGCGAGATGCCGCCCAACGTCCAAGAGATCATTGCTCGTGGTGGCCTCGAGAAGTgggtcaaggccgagattgAAAAGTAGACTGGGAATCAGGGAGACGGCGGTGCCCTTTGACCTTGGAGTTGGATACTTTTCTCATCGGGTACACAAAATTAACTGGATGGGGTCCAAGGAGGTTGTGCTCTCTACATCTTGAACCAAGGTGAAAAGGCGTCGTACGTGGCTGTGATGGGAATCTCGGCCTATTCATGAGAATGGAACATGTTACTAGAATAAAGTGTTAAAGGAATATGGGTATTTATTTTGCTTATCTATGCTTGACCAAGACTGTAGTCGCGACGTATTAGCTACGTCTCCGAAAGATTATAGATGTGAATAATCGAGTAAATCACTTCACCACATCGTTTTTCCATCCCAAGAATCAGGTCTGCCGACAACACATGCTAGTGAACAGCAAGACAAGCCTGACGCCCGACGAACGAACCTCCTGCATCGCTGGCGATGAAGAAAGGAGCTCTTTACATCGACATTAAGACCTGTGACGGCGTCGCTACCGCTTCCATCGCGCGTGTGTACACTCTGGACAAGGCTGAAAAGGCATTGGAGGACCTGGACTCCCCGCCAGAGTCCGGGAGAGACTCATCCACCGACAAAGTATCGTgacaagaaagagaaaggTGCCACAAACCAACAGACCGCTGGTTACATATGCAGATTGCTTCACGGAACCCAACCCCAAGGAGGGGATCTTCCCTCAACATTTATTGGTACATGATCTCTCCGGCAACATGTCTGCAGAATACCCATGATTCTCATCCCCATAACCAACAGAGGGAGTGTCGTCGATGCTCCAGAACTGGGACCGGCATATGGAAGCATCGGAGCACTGGGAGTGATGGGCACACACGTTTCTGGCTACAAAGGCGGCCATCAAGTTTCAGAATGCATTCCCAACTTCCGACATGAGTAAGCGGAAGCTTAAAGAGAGCGGATCGACAAAGGCTCGAGTTTTCAGAGCGAACCAGCACTGCAAGGATCTCGACAAAGCCGTGGTGAAAGCTGTCAAGGAGAGCGAGAAGCCCCGACACCCAGTCAAGCGGAAGTTGACCATACCCAAGCACACCGAAGACACTacgacaaagaagaagaagagctctGACAAGGGAAACAAGTGGGCGAGGCAAGCAGCAGTCAAAGTAAGGACGTCGACGCTCATGACAATGCCGACCACTTGGCAATCCACGAGGGGCTCAAGGGGCTCAAGgggctcaaggaggaggtaGCGAATGCCAAAAAGGTCACCGAGGAGCTGGTGCGACTCTCTGACAAATGTATCCTTAATTTATGAGGACATTGGGAAAACAAATAGAGAAAACTTTGTAAAATTTTATCAAAATTTTACGAAGATACGATGTAACTTAAATAGTGATAGATGAATTGCACGACAGAAGGAGGTTGCTGGAACGAGCCGGCGTCGGCTATAGCATCTGAGGATGCCCAACGACACGATATGAACGCTCAAAGTCGGCGCGATGGCGATACCTGGGGAGACGGGCATGGGAGGAAAGACAGACATGAGACGGGACATTCTTATGGGTCACATATGGGATGATATTGATGGAGGAGACATATTGGTATCTTACGCGACTAAGACAGGTTGTGAATTTATATTTGTCATTTCCTATTCTGAAAACATGGATCCTATCTCTGGACCAgaatcctcttcatcaacttTTGCCGATTCGCCATCTTCAGGCTTTTGCTCCACTGGCACAAGCGACATCCTCGCCTTCTTGCGTACCACCCGACGATGAGTAGCACTCTTCAAGTGTTGCTTCCAAGCCTCCTCGGTCATCAAGACGGTGTGGCATACCTCGCACATGCGTTTGCACGGCGTTGCCTTTGGAGGTGGATTACCCACCTGCGTGAGAACCTCGTTAGCCAAGGGTGAGATCTCAGTTGGTGATGGGCGCTCCTCGCCACGGAGAAACTGCTTTGCCAATCGCACAGCAGGTTCGACAACGTTTTGGCCGTATTTAGAAACATCGGTGCTATCGAGGAGATAAAGGCTACCCATCGCCTCGGGTCCAACCTCTCGCAGCCGAGGTATCTGCTTGAGTCTAATCCAGCGAGTCTGGTAGACGGCATACCGTCTTGTGGccgtcttcatctcctcaagTGCGGCATTCTtcagcttctcaagctctgAAGCCTCTCGACCCTCGTCCACGGCAGACAAGTACGGCTCAAACTGCTTGTATCCGATTGACTGCCAAATGCCCTTTGTCATGTCGAGTATTCGgccctcagcctcctttTTCTGCTTGAAATCATAGAGTTCTCGGACTTCCTGCATGAGCCCACCATTTTGCATCTTGTCAACTCGTGCATCCAGACGCGCGCGCAGGACTTCCCGCTCCGAGTAAACCCAAAAGAGAAGATTCTCCCAGGGCCGCCTGCTACCGTCTTGCTGCGCCACCGATTTGCGAGCCTGTTGCTCCGCATAATATTCAGAGGCCCGCTTGCCGGTTCTCAGATAAATCTCCAGAGATCGCTGGATCTTGCGGCGATCATTGGGATGCCAACGATCAGCCATCTCGGGGTCAACCTTGCGCAGCTCATGAAGCATGACTTCGCCTGACTCTTGCAGGATTGGAAATGACGTGGACGTGTCCAGCTCAATGTCCTCCAGGATGACCTCTTCAAAGAGGATGGGGTCAACGTAATACTGAGAGCCGCCCACAAGAATAGGCAGACGTCCTCGACCACGAATCTCCCCTATCACGCGGTTAGCCTCTCGCCTGAAGTCGTCCACGTCCCATGGCTGCTCATCCAGTGAGATATGGCCCAGTAGATGGTGAGGAACTCCACACTGTTCCTCGGTTGTGATTTTGTTAGTGATGATTGGGAGTCCATTGTAAAGTTGCATGGCATCGGCGTTGATGATTTCACCATTCAGCCGAGTCGCAAGCTCGACTGCTAGCTGCGGAACTTGTTAGAAACTCCAAGAATAATAAGCATGATATTAGCCAACATACCTCAGACTTGCCCGTGCCCGTAGATCCCAGCACGACCACGAGGGGTTCAGCTGGAGGTTTTGAAGTGGCCATTGTTGCAACATTGCGTCTTAGCAAATGTCCCATGCGTCTCAGCatttaagaaagaaaaaatagaCTTCAACAGCGCATTGCGCGTGCCTATCTTCCCTTAAACTCAAGCCCCAGAGTAacaacttattaaaattggTGCGTCTCCAAGGATCAAAATGCCACAGCCAGTGACCGGGATATGTTTAGGCGCAATGTTCCAGAACAGGGGGAAGCGGAGACCATTTTAACGGAAAAATTGCGGCGGCCCCGTGAAAGCCACACAAAATGGCTGAGACCCCTTTTGTGCCTTCCGTTGTTGGACGCTTGGAAGGCGGAGGAAGCACCAGCCAGCCAAGGACAACTGGCTAAGGTGGGTCACGTGCTCACTCCACTCCCAATATTGGACACATCTACATTTTGGCCATTGAAGCCAGATCGCCAACCTCCGCCCCCCAGCTCTCCTTTAATTCTCCCATCGACCCTTCAAATCGCCTGGGCTCTGCAAGCTaggcttcctcttccttttctttctttattCCTTCCCTTGGATGAATTAATCCaattcttctcctccttcctcTTTGTCGTCTGCCGTCGTCACCATGAGTTCCCGTAAGTTGCCTCTCCTGGCTCTCCTTTGCGCGGAGCTCCCAGCTTCGCCAGGCGAGCATGCGCGACAGCTGAGGATGCGCGCAATTGGCGATTCGCATCGCGCAGATTGAAATCAAGCTAACCTGCCTTTCTCGCGACACAGTCCGTTTCCTCGATCTGGTCAAGCCGTTCGTGCCGTTCCTCCCAGAGGTTCAGCAGCCGGAGACCAAGATCCCCTTCAACCAGAAGCTGATGTGGACCGCCCTCacgctcctcatcttcctggTCATGAGCCAGATGCCCCTTTACGGCATCGTGTCCTCCGACAACTCGGACCCTCTATACTGGCTGCGAATGGTCATTGCGAGTAACCGTGGAACCCTGATGGAACTGGGTATCAcccccatcatctcctcgggCATGGTCTTCCAGCTCCTCGCCGGTACCCACATGATCGatgtcaacctcgacctcaAGTCGGACCGCGAGCTCTACCAGACCGCCCAGAAGCTCCTTGCCTTCATCCTGTCCGCCGGTACCGCCACCGTCTACGTCTTCAGCGGTCTCTACGGTCCTCCTTCCGACCTCGGTGCCGGTatcgtcttcctcctgaTCCTCCAGCTGGTCGTCGCCGGTATGATTGTCATTCTCCTCGATGAGCTCCTCCAGAAGGGTTATGGTCTTGGCAGCGGTATCTCGCTGTTCATTGCCACCAACATCTGCGAGTCCATCATGTGGAAGGCTTTCTCTcccaccaccatcaacacTGGCCGTGGTCCCGAGTTTGAGGGTGCCGTTATTGCCCTCTTCCACCTCCTCATGACCTGGCCCAACAAGCAGCGCGCTCTCCAGGAGGCTTTCTACCGCCAGAACCTCCCCAACATCATGAACCTCCTGGCCACCCTTGCCGTCTTCGCCGCTGTCATCTACCTCCAGGGCTTCCGCGTCGAGATCCCCGTCAAGTCCTCCCGCCAGCGTGGTGCTCGTGGCTCGTACCCCGTCCGCCTGTTCTACACCTCCAACATGCCCATCATGCTGCAGTCCGCTCTTTCTTCCAACATCTTCCTTATCAGCCAGATGCTCTACTCCCGTTTCTCTGAGAACCTCCTTGTCCGTCTCTTCGGTGTCTGGGAGGCCAAGGACGGTTCCTCGCAGCTCCACGCCGTTTCCGGTCTTGTCTACTACATGTCTCCCCCTCAGAACCTGAAGGAGGCTCTCCTCGACCCCATCCACATGAGCGCCTACATTGTCTACATGCTCGGTGCCTGcgccctcttctccaagaccTGGATTGAGGTTTCCGGCTCCAGCCCCCGCGACGTTgccaagcagctcaaggaccAGGGTCTTGTCATGGCTGGTCACCGTGACCAGAGCATGTACAAGGAGCTGAAGCGCATCATTCCCACTGCCGCTGCCTTTGGCGGTGCCTGCATTGGTGCGCTCTCGGTCTCCAGCGACCTCATGGGCGCCCTGGGCTCCGGTACCGGTACTCTCCTTGCTGTCACGTAAGTTTATCAATACACACAGATCAAGACACACTCACTAACTGTTTGCAGTATCATCTACGGTTACTTCGAAATCGCCGCCAAGGAGGGAGATCTTTCCGGCATGAAGGGCATGATTATGGGCTAATCTCAGCCACTATGAAGCCAATGGAGGGCACGATTGATTCAGCCTTGGCATTGGCGCCTGCTTCAGACAGGCGAATGTGTATTAACagaaaagaggaagagaaagaaaataGTTATACATGGTTTTTTGTTTCCTTTTTACCACCACGAGCCAGAGGAGTCGGGAGAGTGAGGTCAACTTGGATTGGAAATGGCATTGGGACGGCGATCAAGGGATGTCGTGTCAAGATTAAAAACCACACATGTCTAAATATCTTGTGTCATTATGGGTTTTTTCGGAGGGGGTGGCCATGTATGTCGAAGGCCACGCGTTGGTGGACAGGGAGGCCCATTGTACCTAACTCGAACGATCTATGAATGACAAAACTTAATGCTACAATGTGTACGAGTCTCATCATACCATTGTGTATCATGTCTAGAATTTGGTGTTTGACAGACAAGTATGACGGGCTGTTGCAGCTATCATGACTACAGGGTAGGGCATGTGAAAAACATGTGGTAGATGAGACTCATGATAGCATGGGTGTTTGGCAATAGAATGAATATCAATTTGTTTGATTAGCATATATCATGGGGATGGATGTCGAATTTATATAACGATGGCTTGTCAGGATTCCTCTTAGTTCCTCTGTTCCTGGATTAAGATGTAGGACCAAAGGCGCCAACACCAACCAAGTTGGTCGACCAAACATGTGCTGCAACCATGTTCAGCCTAGATTTTGCTCCGCAACTTGTATATGTAATCATAGAGCTAGACCACGGGGCTTGGACAAGTTCAGAGCTACATGGTATCATCGACTGATCAAAGAATGACCCCCGGTACTATAGGAACTAGAGGCAGGTGAAGAGCATTAGTTCGAGAGGGTAACCTGCATACCCATGGGGCAGATAATGCAACAAACACAATCATGTTGGTCAAAAGCAACTCCTCTTGAGTATCGTCCCATGATGCAAGCCCCCAAGTCCCACGGGTCCTGCATGAGTGAGGCCAGGTCGGAAAGCCAGAAGCAGCAACACGAGCTACCCTGAGCCAACGAGACGACCCCCATTAGCACAAGCAAAGGGTGATTAAGAGCAAAGTAATCGGCGCGCGTTGCATCAATTGGCCGAGCTTCTCTGAGCGAGGTGATGTATGCAGGCATGAGGCGGTTACGCGGAAGAGGAGCTGCATGCAACCCACACAGGGAGCAAGGGGTGAACCGGAGTGCAACGCGGGATCGATGGTGTCAGCGCCGCCAAACGCGATGACTCTTATCCTGACAGGCGAGAAACCCAATTGGCGAATAAAACAGGCCCCAAGGCTGGAGGGATCATGAGGAGCATTATCCCTCCGGCGGTGAGTAACGGCTTGTAAATGCATGTCAGGTTCAGGAAAAGCGACTAGGGATCACTTCCTAGGGGCCGGAAGAGATACCCGAAGAGAACCAATTACGAGAAAAGGCAGGGTGACATTGGCCAGGGGCCAGGTGTTGAACAGAAAGCAAGACCAACTTGACGTTCGGAATCACCAACAAAGAGGTAGCACAGATCTAGGTAACAGGCGGAGAAAGATCAGCAGTGGTGGCCCTCAAGAAACAGCCCTTGGTAACGTGACAAACAAAGGGCATTGTTTATCAATGGAGGTTAGCTTGCTGGCAACGGCGGGCGACAACGGTCCAATGGGTAGGGCGGGTGTTGAAGAAAAAGGTGGCTGGGAGCTAAAGAAGGCCTTCTTTTCACGTTTGACGCAGAATCTGGTTGACGTCAGAGACTGAGGAATTCTGCGTGACTCGAAAATGTGCGCAGAAAAGAAAGAGCCGCTGCTGTAGGCTGGGATATGGTTGGGAGAGAGTCTCGCATTTCTTGGAGTGAGGCGCGAGCTgcacatcatcaccacccgTCGCCAAACAGAAAAGCTTGTGACACAAGTTCCGAAGCTGCTTCTTCGGTTAGGCTGGATGCGAGCCTCAAGAGGTGCTTACGCTCAGGCCACGGAGCGGCATGTTCACCCTCCTCTACGTTTTAATCCCTGCTCATCCTCAGCTTCAACAAAAGGGACCTTTCACCGGGTCTTAATGGCCTGCAGCAATCGTCCGGTTCTTGAGTGCATCCCATCGTGGGGTTTCGACTGTGGGGAGTGACCCCCCCCCTCATTCCTCTCAGCGCGAGGGTGGCAGCTGGGAGTTTGTGACACTGGAACGCTCATGGTACCATCGAACGTCTGAACAGAGTGACCGAGAGACTGGCCCAGCTCGccttggcgaggaggattGGCTCAGCAGTTAGTGTATCGACCGAGGTTCGACATTGTATATCCGTGGTACCAGGAGAATTTTCTGCAGAGCCTCGTGGTGGCACCCAACCCAACAGCCGGCCTGTGACGATGGTGCCTGTCCTGCCATTTCGGATGCCGGCGCCTTTCTGAGGCTAGTGTTGAACGAATACGACCAAAGCATATCTACCGTCAAGAGCCAGAGCGCAAAATGACCTTTGTTGTTTAGCTTATCAAGAACAACATTCGCGACGGGCCTGCTAGTCACGGCCGAGTTCTTGACACGAGGGataagagaaaagagaagacACAAGGGGGGCACTAGAAAAAGGGCGCCGCCTCGGCAGAAGAATGAATAACATCTGCCAAGAAGACAACACCAGACGAACAAGACATGGTGAGACCGATCTCGATCCCAGCTGGCCGGTCGCCGAGTCTACCGACTCCAAAACGTCTGTGTGTGGAAATTAGACATGGGAGAATGGCATTCCTCGTGGCTCATGTTGCCGTCCTAACCACGTTCCTCAACTTGCAGAGTAGAGCTCTCGTGCCCTCGGTTTGTCTCAGCTATCATTCTCTGGCTCTGTCTCTGCCCTCGGGGCATCTCGTCATGACCTCTTTTCCTCGA contains the following coding sequences:
- a CDS encoding TRNA dimethylallyltransferase, with protein sequence MATSKPPAEPLVVVLGSTGTGKSELAVELATRLNGEIINADAMQLYNGLPIITNKITTEEQCGVPHHLLGHISLDEQPWDVDDFRREANRVIGEIRGRGRLPILVGGSQYYVDPILFEEVILEDIELDTSTSFPILQESGEVMLHELRKVDPEMADRWHPNDRRKIQRSLEIYLRTGKRASEYYAEQQARKSVAQQDGSRRPWENLLFWVYSEREVLRARLDARVDKMQNGGLMQEVRELYDFKQKKEAEGRILDMTKGIWQSIGYKQFEPYLSAVDEGREASELEKLKNAALEEMKTATRRYAVYQTRWIRLKQIPRLREVGPEAMGSLYLLDSTDVSKYGQNVVEPAVRLAKQFLRGEERPSPTEISPLANEVLTQVGNPPPKATPCKRMCEVCHTVLMTEEAWKQHLKSATHRRVVRKKARMSLVPVEQKPEDGESAKVDEEDSGPEIGSMFSE
- a CDS encoding Homoaconitase, mitochondrial produces the protein MTPIRRAVALSTVSRLSSLSRQRLVVRSQSLSAAVSQFHAYSTSRPLRQQAFHSQLENAPNAADLLSSLDAASATAPSTPQTLTEKIVQRYSVGLAPGKKVKSGDYVTLQPAQCMTHDNSWPVALKMMSIGATQIKNPSQIVMTLDHDTQNKTEANLRKYKNIQEFAEKHGTAFYPAGRGIGHQIMIEEGYAWPESLAVASDSHSNIYGGIGCLGTPVVRTDAAAIWSTERTWWQIPPIAKVTFTGLLPPGVTGKDVIVALCGLFNKDEVLNHAIEFAGSEQTMHSIPIDDRLTISNMSTEWGCLTGLFPVDDVLVSWLRAKATTAAMLSPNSNESRFTHKRIDDLVENRLTADQGATYAKELYLNLSTLSPFVAGPNSVKVATPIRDLEPQSISVDKAYLVSCTNSRASDLAAAARVFREAAQEGKPARVAPGVKFYVAAASILEQKIAEEAGDWDVLREAGAEFLPSGCGPCIGLGTGLLEEGEVGISASNRNFKGRMGSPLAKAYLASPEIVAASAIQGKIAGPGWYQKPEGVEKVIIGEGSGDHVADKALSIEDALDKIIAEAESMIAVAEKDGSGAEAETAAPASEAEGEETLTDIIPGFPEKIEGEIVFCDADNINTDGIYPGKYTYQDGITREQMSEVCMENYDPEFRNTARAGDILVAGFNFGCGSSREQAATAILAKEIPLVVSGSFGNIFSRNSINNALLGVEVPRLVERLRETYKDDAEKPLTRRTGWKLLWDLRRSKVVVTEKSGETWSQKVGEMPPNVQEIIARGGLEKWVKAEIEK